A genomic segment from Nitrospira sp. MA-1 encodes:
- the glgC gene encoding glucose-1-phosphate adenylyltransferase — translation MLDIYTMILAGGRGERLLPLTQHRAKPAVPFGGKYRIIDVTLSNCLNSGLRKISVLIQYKSHSLDRHIRRGWSIFNPELGEFIFSIPPQQRISAEWYRGTADAVHQNLFLLEQERPKFLLVLAGDHLYKMNYADMLRFMQETEADAVVGALEWPVEEARQFGVLGVDASNRVTRFEEKPANPFHLPDDPTHAFISMGIYLFRTDHLYEELRRDAEMATAHDFGKNIIPNMIQNNKKVFAYNFEDKNKKQVKYWRDIGTLDAYYEANMDLVGVDPHLNLYDEVWPIRTYQGQYPPAKFVFADEFTGGRRGMALDSIISGGCIISGSLVQNCVLSPNVRIEAHAEVRDSVIMENVKIGERSRIRRAIIDKGVVIPPDTIIGHDIEHDSQRFSVTKDGVAVVTQDSPGK, via the coding sequence ATGCTTGATATTTATACCATGATCCTTGCCGGTGGCCGCGGTGAACGGCTCCTCCCGCTCACCCAACACCGCGCCAAACCTGCTGTGCCCTTTGGAGGTAAATACCGCATCATCGACGTGACCTTGAGCAATTGCCTCAATTCAGGACTTCGCAAAATTTCCGTGCTCATTCAATATAAATCCCACTCATTAGACCGCCACATCCGAAGAGGTTGGTCGATTTTCAACCCGGAGCTGGGCGAATTCATTTTTTCCATCCCACCGCAGCAACGTATCAGCGCTGAATGGTACCGGGGCACAGCCGACGCGGTGCATCAAAACCTGTTCCTGCTGGAACAGGAACGCCCGAAGTTTTTATTAGTGCTGGCCGGCGATCACCTTTACAAAATGAACTACGCTGACATGCTCAGATTCATGCAGGAGACGGAAGCGGATGCCGTCGTGGGCGCCCTTGAATGGCCAGTCGAAGAAGCGCGACAATTCGGGGTCCTCGGGGTCGATGCATCCAACCGTGTCACCAGGTTTGAAGAAAAGCCGGCCAACCCGTTTCACTTACCCGATGATCCAACACATGCGTTTATTTCCATGGGCATTTACCTTTTTCGCACAGACCATCTCTATGAAGAACTGCGAAGAGATGCCGAAATGGCCACGGCCCATGACTTTGGGAAAAATATCATTCCCAACATGATTCAGAACAACAAAAAAGTTTTCGCCTATAATTTTGAAGATAAAAACAAAAAACAAGTCAAGTACTGGCGGGACATTGGTACCCTGGACGCCTACTACGAAGCCAACATGGATCTCGTCGGGGTTGATCCCCACCTCAACCTCTATGATGAGGTCTGGCCAATTCGCACGTATCAGGGCCAATACCCGCCAGCCAAATTTGTCTTTGCCGATGAGTTCACGGGAGGGCGCAGAGGCATGGCACTGGATTCTATTATCTCAGGAGGCTGCATTATCTCCGGAAGTCTGGTACAAAATTGTGTGCTCTCACCAAATGTTCGCATTGAGGCTCATGCCGAAGTCCGCGATTCCGTCATTATGGAAAATGTTAAAATCGGGGAACGGTCGCGTATTCGCCGGGCCATCATCGATAAGGGCGTCGTCATTCCACCCGATACCATCATCGGTCACGATATCGAGCACGACAGTCAACGCTTTTCTGTCACCAAAGATGGCGTGGCCGTGGTCACACAAGATTCACCAGGAAAGTAA
- a CDS encoding DUF2182 domain-containing protein, whose protein sequence is MMNADAPEAILQLHPWMPMDFVFVYVMWAVMMVGMMLPGAVPMTLLYAGMVRKAERQSTHMAPTGAFVGGYLALWSVFSVGATVVQWGLHEMAMLSPMMKANSQVVGAALLILAGIYQMTPWKAACLDHCRAPAHFISEHWRPGVCGAFRLGLHHGVFCLGCCWALMGLLFVGGVMNVLWIAMITVFVFFEKILPPGIWSGGLGWVAGIGLIVCGLWMLIVT, encoded by the coding sequence ATGATGAATGCTGACGCGCCTGAGGCCATCCTGCAGTTGCATCCGTGGATGCCAATGGACTTTGTGTTTGTGTATGTGATGTGGGCCGTCATGATGGTCGGGATGATGTTGCCGGGTGCCGTCCCGATGACCCTGTTGTATGCAGGCATGGTTCGCAAAGCCGAGCGGCAGAGCACTCACATGGCTCCGACGGGGGCCTTTGTTGGTGGCTATTTGGCTCTATGGAGTGTGTTTAGTGTGGGCGCGACTGTTGTGCAGTGGGGATTGCATGAAATGGCCATGCTTTCGCCCATGATGAAGGCCAACAGTCAGGTCGTAGGAGCCGCGCTATTGATCCTCGCAGGCATCTATCAAATGACCCCCTGGAAGGCTGCCTGCTTAGATCATTGTCGGGCACCTGCTCATTTTATTAGCGAGCATTGGCGACCCGGCGTGTGTGGCGCGTTTCGTTTGGGACTTCATCATGGTGTGTTTTGTCTGGGCTGCTGTTGGGCCTTGATGGGGTTGTTGTTTGTGGGCGGAGTGATGAACGTGCTCTGGATCGCAATGATTACAGTCTTTGTTTTTTTTGAAAAGATATTGCCCCCTGGCATCTGGAGTGGAGGCTTGGGATGGGTTGCCGGGATCGGCTTGATTGTGTGTGGACTGTGGATGTTGATTGTGACTTGA
- a CDS encoding DUF1326 domain-containing protein codes for MADQWMLRGVEFSNCNCSYGCGCQFNAPSTNGFCEAMGSGYIEEGYFNDTRLDGLNYVMLLQWPGEIAQGNGTQQIFIDERANTLQREALRKILHGEATIPGATHFFVFNSTMSNVLEPQFVPIDLSIDVDARKATVNVPGLVESTGTPISNPHTGRDHRARINLPEGFEYTVAEVGNGSTKAQAGIALNLSNSYGQFNILYMNQDGVIRA; via the coding sequence ATGGCTGATCAATGGATGCTGCGCGGTGTCGAGTTTTCCAATTGCAACTGTAGCTATGGGTGTGGATGCCAGTTTAATGCCCCCTCGACGAACGGATTTTGCGAGGCAATGGGCTCGGGATATATTGAAGAGGGGTATTTCAATGACACGCGTCTGGATGGATTGAACTACGTCATGCTCTTGCAATGGCCGGGGGAAATTGCACAAGGAAATGGAACGCAGCAGATTTTCATTGATGAACGGGCGAATACCTTGCAACGCGAAGCCCTCCGGAAAATATTACATGGCGAGGCGACGATCCCGGGGGCTACTCATTTTTTTGTATTCAATAGTACGATGTCCAACGTGTTGGAACCGCAGTTTGTTCCAATTGATCTTTCCATAGATGTGGACGCCAGAAAGGCCACGGTGAATGTGCCGGGCTTGGTCGAGTCGACGGGTACGCCCATCTCCAATCCCCATACCGGACGAGACCATCGCGCCAGGATTAATTTACCGGAGGGATTTGAATACACCGTGGCCGAAGTGGGCAATGGGTCGACGAAGGCTCAAGCCGGAATTGCATTGAATCTGTCTAATAGTTATGGGCAATTTAATATTCTTTACATGAATCAGGATGGAGTGATCAGGGCCTGA
- a CDS encoding SulP family inorganic anion transporter codes for MMLIHGLHFRNLKGDVFGGVVAAVIAVPLALAFGVASGAGAAAGLYGAIFVGFFAALFGGTPAQASGPTGPMTVVFAGLMIEMADNLQLVYTTVILGGVVLIAMGMLGIGRYIRLMPYPVISGFMSGIGAIIIILQIGPLFGHAAKPGGVIPNVMGVVEFLTQPVLHAVILGGIALLITYLTPPSIGGVVPPPLLALLLCTPIAIGFFPDAPVIGSVPSDFPPLHVPAFEIEFLPLMLEGACVFALLGSIDSLLTSLVCDNMTRTQHNSNRELIGQGIGNMVAGLFGGLPGAGATMRSVANIRSGGRTPISGALMGLVLLATLLWLGPLAEKIPLAVLAGILLKVGVDIIDWRFLQHIWDAPKTDVGIMIVVFLITVAVDLITAVAVGVVLASLFFVKEMSDLQLANMKVITEVHDESPLGSEEVAVMERNAGKILLIHVDGPMSFGSAKNMVRRLETVPGLRKFTSCVLDLSDVSAIDGTAALAIDDMLRIVRAHKQHLFFVGMQPHVTQALEGFRVLSHIRPDHRYAKRLDALKHAAQAAGSTHSDDISSN; via the coding sequence ATGATGCTGATTCACGGTCTTCATTTCCGCAACCTAAAAGGAGATGTCTTTGGAGGAGTGGTCGCCGCAGTCATCGCGGTCCCTTTAGCCTTGGCATTTGGCGTGGCTTCGGGGGCCGGTGCTGCAGCGGGCCTGTATGGCGCAATCTTTGTAGGATTCTTCGCAGCGTTGTTTGGTGGGACTCCTGCGCAGGCTTCAGGGCCAACGGGCCCCATGACGGTGGTGTTTGCGGGCCTCATGATCGAAATGGCCGACAACCTGCAACTGGTGTATACGACCGTAATTTTAGGTGGTGTGGTTTTGATCGCAATGGGGATGTTAGGAATCGGGCGGTATATCCGTCTTATGCCCTATCCAGTCATTTCCGGGTTTATGAGCGGCATTGGGGCCATCATTATTATTTTGCAAATCGGTCCCCTATTTGGGCATGCGGCTAAACCAGGAGGGGTAATTCCCAATGTGATGGGGGTGGTGGAGTTTCTCACACAACCCGTCTTGCATGCGGTCATATTGGGAGGGATCGCCTTGCTCATCACATATCTTACCCCCCCATCTATCGGAGGAGTGGTTCCACCACCGTTATTGGCCCTTTTGCTCTGTACACCAATCGCGATTGGCTTTTTTCCTGATGCACCGGTAATTGGTTCAGTCCCCTCTGATTTTCCGCCATTGCATGTCCCTGCGTTTGAGATCGAGTTCCTGCCTCTCATGCTAGAAGGGGCCTGTGTCTTTGCCCTACTGGGCTCGATTGACAGTTTGCTCACCTCCTTGGTGTGCGACAACATGACCCGCACTCAGCACAACTCCAACCGTGAACTCATTGGCCAGGGAATCGGCAATATGGTGGCAGGTCTTTTTGGTGGCTTGCCTGGTGCCGGTGCGACCATGCGGTCGGTGGCAAATATTCGATCCGGGGGGCGAACCCCAATTTCCGGTGCCCTGATGGGCCTTGTGCTGCTAGCCACCTTGTTGTGGTTGGGTCCGTTGGCCGAAAAAATTCCGCTGGCGGTACTGGCAGGCATACTGCTGAAGGTCGGGGTGGATATTATTGATTGGCGATTCTTGCAACATATCTGGGATGCCCCGAAGACGGATGTGGGAATTATGATTGTGGTCTTTTTGATTACCGTGGCGGTTGATTTAATCACGGCTGTCGCGGTGGGTGTCGTCCTGGCGAGTTTATTTTTTGTTAAGGAAATGTCTGATTTGCAATTGGCCAATATGAAAGTCATCACAGAGGTGCATGATGAATCACCCCTGGGATCTGAAGAAGTTGCCGTTATGGAGCGCAACGCCGGGAAAATATTGCTGATTCATGTGGATGGTCCGATGAGTTTTGGGTCAGCCAAAAACATGGTGCGTCGCTTAGAGACCGTGCCGGGATTGCGAAAGTTTACCAGTTGTGTGTTGGATTTATCGGACGTTTCGGCAATCGATGGGACAGCCGCATTAGCTATTGATGATATGCTGCGTATCGTTCGCGCCCATAAACAGCATTTGTTTTTTGTGGGGATGCAACCTCACGTGACTCAGGCGTTAGAAGGGTTCCGGGTGCTATCCCATATTCGCCCGGATCATCGCTATGCAAAACGATTGGATGCGTTAAAACATGCGGCGCAAGCCGCTGGCTCCACACATTCCGATGATATTTCGTCCAACTAG
- a CDS encoding NAD(P)-dependent alcohol dehydrogenase, with protein sequence MGNTKGYAALQAGATLEPFSFDRRPVGSNDVLIKIDYCGVCHSDIHQARDEWGGSIFPMVPGHEIVGTVTIVGKDVRKVRQGERVGVGCFVDSCRTCPACTQGVEQYCEPGMIPTYNGLDKNGHPTYGGYSHHIVVNEQYVLKIPETLSMEGAAPLLCAGITTYSPLRQWGVGKGHKLGVVGLGGLGHMAVKFGKALGAEVTVFSRTDQKRVEAERLGATAFAATSQEGTFRRLAAQFDFVIDTVSGQHDYNAHLELLKTDGTYILVGAPSEPIALGAFQLIMRRRRLVGSLVGGIRETQDMLNFCGEHGITSDVEVIPIQQINEAYERVLRGDVRFRFVIDMASLPDTPE encoded by the coding sequence ATGGGAAACACCAAAGGGTATGCGGCGTTGCAAGCCGGCGCCACACTCGAACCGTTCAGCTTTGACCGGCGACCGGTCGGATCGAATGACGTTCTGATCAAGATCGACTATTGCGGAGTCTGCCATTCCGACATTCATCAGGCGCGTGACGAATGGGGCGGATCAATTTTTCCCATGGTCCCGGGCCATGAGATTGTCGGGACCGTGACGATTGTGGGAAAAGACGTCAGGAAGGTTCGGCAAGGTGAGAGGGTCGGAGTAGGATGTTTTGTCGACTCATGTCGCACCTGTCCGGCATGCACCCAGGGTGTAGAACAATATTGTGAACCGGGAATGATTCCGACCTATAACGGGCTGGATAAAAACGGTCACCCCACCTATGGCGGGTATTCCCACCACATCGTTGTCAATGAACAGTACGTGCTGAAAATCCCGGAAACTCTCTCGATGGAAGGTGCAGCCCCACTCTTGTGTGCCGGAATTACGACTTACTCTCCGCTGCGACAATGGGGTGTGGGAAAAGGACATAAGCTCGGGGTCGTGGGGTTGGGGGGGCTTGGCCATATGGCTGTGAAATTTGGAAAGGCCCTTGGAGCGGAGGTCACTGTTTTTAGCCGCACCGACCAAAAGCGGGTGGAGGCTGAACGTCTTGGGGCCACAGCATTTGCTGCGACTTCGCAGGAGGGGACGTTTAGGCGTTTGGCGGCTCAGTTTGATTTTGTCATTGATACGGTTTCGGGCCAGCATGATTACAATGCTCATCTCGAATTACTGAAAACCGATGGCACATACATTCTTGTCGGTGCGCCGAGTGAGCCGATTGCCCTTGGGGCGTTTCAGCTTATCATGCGGCGGCGACGTCTGGTGGGCTCCCTGGTTGGCGGGATTCGCGAGACGCAGGACATGCTGAATTTTTGCGGGGAGCATGGCATCACATCTGATGTGGAAGTCATTCCCATCCAACAAATTAATGAAGCCTACGAACGCGTCCTGCGGGGCGACGTCCGTTTCCGTTTCGTCATCGATATGGCATCGTTACCTGATACGCCAGAATGA
- a CDS encoding CBS domain-containing protein → MSVDIRETIGHNMQRDLEGVSEDTSVVNAVSLMAARRIGSLVVHSAGQESQQRKIIGLISETDLIRLVIAKDLTLAGTNVGQIMASPLLSIPSDRTMLDASHFMEKNGIRHLCVTEGEGVVGLISVRDLVKHFVYAEKGPIRDLDDVYRPLSVLMRRDIETIDREATLITVAQRMTDKRIGALMVTQAGEMVGIVTERDLVYKGLAQNRNLTQARAGSVMTQALIDIDINRTVHDASDLMAEKNIRHLPITENHAIVGILSVRDLMRMISVRDRPRFLNQPS, encoded by the coding sequence ATGAGCGTCGATATTCGTGAAACCATCGGGCATAATATGCAGCGCGATCTTGAAGGTGTAAGCGAAGACACCTCTGTGGTGAATGCGGTGAGTCTTATGGCGGCCAGACGGATTGGGAGTCTCGTTGTCCATTCGGCAGGGCAGGAATCTCAGCAAAGAAAAATTATCGGGCTCATTTCAGAGACCGACCTTATTCGCCTGGTCATAGCCAAGGACCTGACTCTGGCCGGAACGAACGTGGGGCAGATTATGGCAAGCCCGTTACTCTCCATTCCCTCTGATCGAACGATGCTGGATGCCAGCCATTTCATGGAGAAAAATGGCATTCGGCATCTTTGTGTGACAGAAGGGGAAGGGGTTGTCGGGCTGATTTCCGTTCGCGATCTGGTGAAACATTTTGTTTATGCTGAGAAAGGGCCGATTCGCGATCTTGATGATGTGTACCGGCCCCTCAGTGTGCTGATGCGGCGTGACATTGAAACGATCGATCGGGAAGCGACACTCATCACCGTCGCCCAGCGTATGACCGACAAGCGGATTGGTGCCCTTATGGTCACGCAGGCCGGCGAGATGGTGGGGATTGTCACGGAGCGTGATCTGGTCTATAAGGGTTTGGCTCAGAACCGGAATCTGACTCAGGCCAGGGCGGGTTCCGTGATGACGCAAGCGCTGATCGATATTGATATCAACCGGACTGTGCATGATGCCAGCGATCTTATGGCCGAAAAAAATATTCGGCATCTGCCCATTACGGAAAACCATGCCATTGTGGGAATTTTGTCCGTGAGGGATCTGATGCGAATGATTTCCGTCAGGGATCGCCCAAGATTTCTCAATCAGCCATCATAA
- a CDS encoding PAS domain-containing protein, with translation MSIQYSIDSTDHIRFINEAWLQFACQNDGAHLSRAYVIGKSLWEFIDGEDNRQIHRLILNTVRATQRVQEIKFRCDSSVCRRYFLLTVSPLPEGELMFSTHPLREDSRSPVPLLDPDVKRGRQYLRICSWCIKACLSNQNWVELEEALSRLDLLGGGIMPNLTHGVCPDCQVTIEKELKNPK, from the coding sequence ATGTCGATTCAATACAGCATCGACAGCACCGATCATATCCGGTTTATCAATGAGGCCTGGTTGCAGTTCGCCTGCCAAAATGACGGAGCACACCTGAGTCGTGCCTATGTCATCGGAAAGTCGCTTTGGGAGTTCATCGATGGGGAAGATAACAGACAGATTCATCGGTTGATTTTGAATACGGTTAGGGCCACACAAAGAGTTCAGGAAATCAAATTCCGCTGTGATTCTTCAGTCTGTCGCCGATATTTTCTCCTTACCGTGTCTCCTCTCCCTGAGGGCGAACTGATGTTCTCAACACATCCCCTTCGTGAGGACTCACGGAGCCCCGTTCCCTTACTTGACCCTGATGTGAAGAGGGGAAGGCAATATCTCAGGATCTGTAGTTGGTGTATCAAAGCCTGCCTCTCGAATCAGAATTGGGTGGAACTGGAAGAAGCTCTTTCCCGTCTTGATCTTCTAGGTGGCGGAATCATGCCAAATCTGACGCACGGGGTTTGTCCCGACTGTCAGGTTACCATTGAGAAGGAGTTGAAAAACCCGAAGTGA
- a CDS encoding aldo/keto reductase, whose product MKYVHLGRSGLKVSRLCLGTMNFGPETTEADSGPIMDTALELGINFFDTADVYGWEVGEGITEQIIGRWFAQGGNRREKVVLATKVFGRMGDWPNQSRLSALHIKRACEASLRRLQTDYIDLYQMHHVDRHAPWEEIWQAMEQLMREGKVLYVGSSNFAGWHLAQAQEMARHRNFLGLVAEQSLYNLNDRMIELEVIPACEAYGIGLIPWSPVARGLLAGALEPATSGRRADEDLRKNVEKYRPRLEAYETLCRELGEAPAHVALAWLLHQPAVTAPIIGPRTMDQLKGTMRTTELTLSKDVLKKLDTIFPGPGGPAPEAYAW is encoded by the coding sequence ATGAAATATGTCCATCTTGGTCGATCAGGATTAAAAGTCAGTCGGTTGTGTTTGGGCACAATGAATTTTGGTCCGGAAACCACAGAAGCCGACAGTGGACCCATCATGGATACGGCATTGGAACTCGGCATCAATTTTTTCGATACCGCAGACGTATATGGTTGGGAGGTGGGGGAAGGGATTACCGAACAGATTATCGGGCGTTGGTTTGCACAAGGAGGCAACCGCCGGGAAAAAGTCGTGCTGGCCACCAAAGTGTTCGGGCGGATGGGAGACTGGCCCAACCAATCCCGTTTGTCCGCACTCCATATCAAGCGGGCCTGTGAAGCAAGTTTGCGACGGCTCCAAACCGATTATATTGACCTGTATCAAATGCACCATGTTGACCGGCATGCTCCATGGGAGGAAATCTGGCAGGCCATGGAACAACTCATGCGCGAGGGAAAAGTTTTATACGTGGGGAGTAGTAACTTTGCCGGATGGCATCTGGCCCAAGCGCAGGAAATGGCCAGGCACCGGAATTTCCTTGGACTGGTGGCCGAACAAAGTTTGTACAACCTGAATGACCGCATGATTGAGCTTGAGGTCATTCCGGCCTGTGAAGCATACGGCATTGGCTTAATTCCCTGGAGTCCGGTCGCGCGCGGCCTCCTGGCCGGGGCGCTTGAACCGGCGACGAGCGGACGACGGGCCGATGAGGATCTGCGGAAGAACGTGGAAAAATACCGTCCACGATTGGAAGCCTACGAAACGCTGTGCCGGGAATTAGGCGAAGCGCCTGCACATGTCGCCCTGGCCTGGCTCCTTCATCAACCAGCCGTCACGGCACCCATCATTGGTCCCCGAACTATGGACCAGTTAAAGGGCACCATGCGCACCACCGAATTAACTCTCTCCAAGGATGTGTTAAAAAAGCTCGATACGATCTTCCCCGGACCTGGGGGTCCGGCCCCCGAAGCCTACGCCTGGTGA
- the deoC gene encoding deoxyribose-phosphate aldolase, whose translation MTRDEFTKIIDHTALKPEITKDEIRQVCEEAGTFGFGAVCVAPLWVPLATRCLAGSPVRIATVIGFPHGNTLPDVKAYEAKLAIEAGAHELDMVIQLGLLRAGNHGAVLDDIQGVVNVARRAHSSKILVKVILETSLLNKEEQQIGCQLVEKAGADFVKTSTGFTGSGATIEGVGFLRGIVGQRIGVKAAGGIRDLITAVALVNAGASRLGSSSSVAIMKMWPG comes from the coding sequence ATGACCCGCGACGAATTCACCAAAATCATTGACCATACTGCGTTAAAACCGGAAATCACGAAAGACGAGATACGACAGGTCTGCGAAGAGGCCGGTACGTTCGGCTTCGGGGCGGTCTGTGTCGCACCGCTCTGGGTCCCGCTGGCCACGCGGTGCCTGGCGGGATCTCCAGTCCGAATTGCCACGGTCATTGGCTTTCCTCACGGCAACACGCTTCCGGACGTGAAAGCCTACGAGGCCAAACTGGCGATTGAAGCCGGGGCGCATGAATTGGATATGGTCATCCAGCTTGGCTTGCTTCGAGCGGGCAATCATGGAGCCGTCCTGGACGATATCCAGGGCGTCGTGAACGTCGCACGGCGTGCCCACTCTTCAAAAATCCTGGTCAAGGTCATTCTCGAAACGTCGCTCTTAAATAAGGAAGAACAGCAAATTGGCTGCCAACTGGTAGAGAAGGCCGGGGCCGACTTTGTGAAAACATCGACCGGATTCACCGGCAGCGGAGCCACGATTGAAGGCGTGGGTTTTCTGCGGGGCATTGTCGGACAACGGATAGGGGTCAAGGCTGCCGGCGGGATACGCGACCTGATCACGGCCGTGGCGTTGGTCAATGCCGGAGCCTCCCGCCTGGGAAGTTCGTCGTCCGTGGCCATTATGAAAATGTGGCCGGGTTAA
- a CDS encoding sigma-70 family RNA polymerase sigma factor — protein sequence METESTSEMGKDAQHHPLLDEVMKQLTDHRQAFHAFLTRRLGNPAFAEDLLQQCFMKALAHFHSIKQMDRIIPWFYQILRHALIDYYRSKETDNKRFQAFLDETETLGTHQVPSLDELQPTICACLDRLVLTLKPEYAAIIRRIDLSGESLQSVAKDLQITTNNLTVRLHRARHALRKSLEDSCGICSKHGCLNCTCE from the coding sequence ATGGAAACTGAATCCACATCCGAAATGGGGAAAGATGCCCAACACCATCCCCTCTTAGATGAGGTGATGAAGCAGCTCACTGATCATCGCCAGGCCTTTCACGCCTTCCTGACCCGCCGACTCGGCAATCCTGCCTTCGCCGAAGACCTCCTGCAACAATGCTTCATGAAAGCATTGGCCCATTTCCATTCCATCAAACAGATGGACCGGATCATCCCCTGGTTCTACCAAATCCTTCGACATGCGCTGATTGATTATTATCGAAGCAAAGAAACGGACAACAAACGGTTCCAGGCTTTTCTTGACGAGACCGAGACACTGGGCACCCATCAGGTCCCTTCTCTGGATGAACTACAACCGACGATTTGTGCCTGTCTGGATCGCCTCGTATTGACCCTCAAGCCCGAATATGCCGCCATCATTCGACGGATTGATTTGTCCGGAGAATCCCTTCAATCCGTCGCCAAGGATTTACAAATCACCACGAATAACCTCACGGTCCGTTTGCATCGGGCGCGCCATGCCTTGCGCAAGTCCCTGGA